The Dunckerocampus dactyliophorus isolate RoL2022-P2 chromosome 1, RoL_Ddac_1.1, whole genome shotgun sequence genome has a segment encoding these proteins:
- the LOC129194308 gene encoding E3 ubiquitin-protein ligase Midline-1-like, with amino-acid sequence MSVSKPEEQLAYELSCAICLQIYSDPVALPCGHNYCQACIFQSTDKAEETDTVLRCPECRTEFPGVQSLQKNFKLSSIIEGYLAASSKLSFQQESQKKPAEECDDPTCEKVPQEVKKSEAQRLKLELKCCDIHRRPLEYFCSTDMTLLCSKCFMEGQHHSHDVLTFGVAEEEMRHALEVRTKVVSGRLKMTEFLVQKAKEEQGESEAIGDKLVNRAVTLVEAMAGLVDGYRERLHKLLEEERGQHRKSWQLGLSALEEKQQLLVDAQQCAAQALEVTDTCAFINRFMSIEQKMQEAVTGTIPCKILTKAPLNTKQLQAGLKTDAFQAEMSRLCESLCILLNPLELTFNSCTAHPSLQLTNDQRTAKYSPSKQPYSDHPERFTSAPQVMCSQGFSSGEHVWVVEVGPNSMWSLGVCYKSIPRRGDHSRLGHNSVSWRLQWKNGKLTVCKSSSNVVLREMVNQPVKIEVALDYEGGTLMFHSIKGHREHLYTFKAGFKEAVYPAFSIHSNTPDSWITLQCGL; translated from the exons ATGAGTGTTTCCAAGCCAGAAGAGCAACTGGCCTACGAGCTTAGCTGTGCCATCTGCCTTCAGATCTACTCGGACCCTGTAGCTCTCCCCTGCGGCCACAATTACTGCCAGGCCTGCATCTTCCAGTCCACAGACAAAGCAGAAGAGACTGATACGGTCTTGCGATGCCCGGAGTGTCGCACGGAGTTTCCGGGCGTTCAATCCCTCCAGAAGAACTTCAAACTGAGCAGCATCATCGAGGGTTACCTAGCAGCTTCTTCAAAGCTGAGCTTTCAACAGGAGAGCCAGAAGAAGCCTGCGGAAGAGTGCGACGACCCTACTTGTGAGAAGGTTCCTCAGGAGGTGAAGAAGAGTGAGGCTCAGAGGCTCAAGTTGGAGCTGAAGTGCTGTGACATCCATAGGCGTCCCCTAGAGTACTTCTGCTCCACTGACATGACCTTGCTGTGCTCCAAGTGCTTCATGGAGGGTCAACACCACAGCCATGACGTTCTTACCTTCGGGGTTGCTGAGGAAGAGATGAGACATGCCTTGGAGGTCCGCACCAAG GTGGTTTCCGGTAGGCTGAAGATGACGGAGTTTCTCGTACAGAAGGCAAAAGAGGAGCAGGGAGAGTCTGAGGCTATCGGAGACAAACTGGTCAACAGGGCCGTCACACTGGTGGAAGCCATGGCCGGACTGGTGGACGG GTACAGGGAGAGATTGCACAAGCTCTTGGAGGAGGAGCGAGGTCAGCATAGGAAGAGCTGGCAGTTGGGACTGAGTGCACTGGAGGAGAAACAGCAGCTGCTAGTGGACGCACAGCAATGTGCAGCTCAGGCTCTCGAAGTGACCGACACATGCGCCTTCATAAACAG GTTTATGTCGATAGAACAGAAGATGCAAGAGGCTGTCACAGGCACCATCCCCTGCAAGATCCTCACCAAAGCCCCTCTCAACACCAAACAGCTGCAGGCAGGCCTCAAGACCGATGCCTTCCAAGCGGAAATGAGTCGCCTCTGCGAGTCCCTCTGCATTCTCCTCAATCCCCTGGAGCTCACCTTCAATTCATGCACGGCCCACCCCAGTCTACAGCTGACCAACGACCAGCGCACGGCCAAGTACAGCCCCAGCAAGCAGCCTTACTCCGATCACCCAGAGCGCTTTACCAGCGCCCCGCAGGTCATGTGTAGCCAGGGCTTCTCCAGTGGCGAGCACGTGTGGGTCGTGGAGGTGGGGCCCAACAGCATGTGGTCACTAGGGGTGTGCTACAAGAGCATCCCACGCCGTGGAGACCACAGCCGCCTGGGACACAACTCTGTGTCCTGGCGTCTCCAGTGGAAAAATGGGAAATTGACAGTGTGCAAGTCTTCATCTAATGTGGTTCTGCGGGAGATGGTCAATCAGCCGGTGAAGATTGAGGTGGCACTGGACTATGAGGGGGGCACCCTGATGTTCCACAGCATTAAAGGCCACAGGGAGCACCTGTACACATTCAAGGCTGGGTTTAAAGAGGCAGTTTACCCTGCTTTCAGCATCCACTCCAACACACCAGACTCCTGGATTACTCTCCAATGTGGCTTGTGA